The genomic segment TCCGCGTGCTCCTAACCTTAACGCCAACCGACCACTACGCCCCATACCGCGCCTCGCGGCAAAAACAACCAATCATATCATGACACGTGGCAATAGCTAGCTGGGGAGGGAATCGGGAGGGGAGGTTGAGGAAAGACTGACCTCGGAGAGCGGTGGCGAGGTTGCCATTGGAGATGAAGTCGGTGATGAGCAGCTTCTCATCCTGCGCCCAGTAGTATGCCCTCAGCTTCACAATATTCGGGTGGCGCACCCTCGCGATCGCCTGCACCTCCGCCACGAACTCCTTGTACCTCTGCGCTCCGCCCTCCCCGAGCCGCCGCACCGCCACCGGAACCCCATTTCCCAGCACCACCTTGTACACTATCCCCAACCCACCCTTCCCCAGTACATACGCCGACGCCCTCAGAAGCTCATCCAGCTCGAACGAAAACCCCTTATCGATCGCCACCAAATTCCCctcccctccgccgccgccgctctcCGCGTCCTTCTGCGACTCCCCCTCCTCCGTCCCGCCGCTCCCCGCCGACCAACACCCGCACCCCCCGCTTTTCTCCCCTTCTCCACCCAACTTGCTCTTCCCGGTGCAGCTGCAGCACTTGTCGCGGTCTTTCAGCTTCCAGTAGAGATAGACGACGATCAGCCCGATCAAGGCGACGCCGGCGGCGTCCGCCACCGAGATGATAACGATGAGACCCGTTCGGAGTCCCTTCCTCTCCCGCGCCGCCTCCTTCCCGCGCGGCGCCACCTGCCGCCCCGGCGGCCCCGCCGGGCGGTCCTGGCACGGGATCTGCAGCGGGAACCCGCATAACCCCGGGTTATTCAAAAACGCCGTCGGGCCCTGGTTCGCCAGCGACCCCGCCTGCGGGATCTCGCCGGAGAGATTGTTGTACCGAAGATCGAGGCTCACCGTGGACGGCAATTTCCCGAGAGAGCTCGGGATCTCGCCGGAGAACTGGTTGTGGGAGAGATTCAGGGTGCCGCCGAGGGAATCGAGATCGCCGAGATCGGGCGGGATGGATCCATTCAACTGGTTCGAGGAGAGGTCGAGCTGGACGAGGGAGACCATCTCCAGCCAGATCCCGGCAGGGATCTCGCCGGAGAAGCGGTTCTGGGATAAAAGAAACCGCTGGAGCTGCCGGCAGTTGCGGAGCTCCGGCGGGAGCGGGCCGGAGAGGGAGTTCCCGGAAAGGTCGAGGTTCTGAAGGCGGGGGAGGTCACAGAAGGCAGGCGGGAGGACGCCGGAAAGATTATTAtcataaagaaaaagagaatggAGAGAAGAGGCGTTGAAAAGAGGTGTGGGGATGGAGCCAGAGAGGCGGTTTCCGTGCAGGTTGAGGCGGCGGAGGAAGATAAGGGAGCCGAGCTCAGAGGGGACGTAGCCGGAGAGGTTCCTGCCGGCGACGGCGACGCCGACGACGCGGGGGTAGGAAAAGCCAGAGACATTGGCGCAGGTGACACCGGGCCACCCGCACGGGTCCGCGTCATCCTCCCTCCAGCCGGCGAGTGCGCCGCCGGGGTCGTCGGAGACGGCCGACTTGAAGGCGAGGAGCGCAAGCCCATCAGGTGAGAGCCCATGGCTCCGAAACaccataaaaattaaataaaatatagctAAAAAATTGAAACTCTTCATCGATTAGGAAAGGAGCGTGTGAGCCACTGCTGAATAGCTGATGCTGATTTAGTTAATGGGGGATGTTGGAGAGGAGGGAGGTGGGTTATAGGAGTATttaagggagagaaagggagccCTGTTAAAATGGTAGTAGGAACTGTTTTAGGTTATCCTGAACCATGTAAAACGACAAGACGATGGTGTAATACGGAGTTATGGTTAAATAGttggattggatttgattggagaACAGGTTAGGAATGGGAGGCTAAGCAGTAATGGGAGTAGAATTTGATTGGTGGGGCCCGGGGGAGGAGGGAAAGAGAAGACGTGAGagggaagggaggaaggggaAAGCAAGGAGGGGGGGTGAGTGGAAGCAGGCAGTGGAAATGATGAGGGGGCGTTGGGGGTCTCCAATAAGAACAGTAATGGTTGTTAGGTGGCTTTGTTTTGTAATTATGGAATGGAGGAGTACGGGGGAGGAAAAAAGGGTGGAAAAGAGTGTGATTTTCTTGTTTCTAGCTTAGGGATGGGGAAGCTTTAGATACAAGGTAAGACAGACAAGGGGGAGTCCGATGTTTGATTTGGCCTACGAGGGGTTGATGTGATGGGATATGAGTTTGAGGAGTTCAAATCTTGCGTCGTATTACTTGGATTGTATCAAACGCCATGTTTATGGAGCGTAGAAACTTGGGTAAGTCGTGCCTAATGATATGGACGAAGTGGAGACCATGATTGAACTGAGCTTGGTTTGGAAAACCTGGCGTAACTTGAACGTGACAGTGTGACACACCCTGCACGCAAATATTATATCAGCATGCACGCTCGTGTAAGAGAAGCTTTACTGCATGTAGAAAATTCTGATAGTATCTAAATTTCAGGCATGcagatataataaatataagagTTCCTACGTGATAAATCTTGAGTAATAATTTGTTTAAATAGaattaagaaagaaagagatttaTAGTAATAAAGATTTATAGGTAGCTTATCTACCTGTGTGATGCTGTAAGCTAGGCTTGAACTGAGAAGTAGTTGGAATTTCTCTATAGGAAAATGGAAGTCatcctgttgctggaaattggacccgagggcaatcttcggtcgaggaaagGGAGCGGCgagttctcacggcggggcggcggtccgtcggcgggcggcgtcctccgtctggggcggtcggagagaagggacgGCTGGTCCACGGGGCGAGGCGACGATCCGtcagctggcggcgtcctccgtctgggtgcctgcacacgagccggtggccgggttttccggcgccggccctccgacgctcaagtcagggagggggcaaatagtgtaggaaggagataaacagtgtcaGTAGAGTGCATCCAtcttccaaccccctcctgagaggccaaggctcccttttataggcgggggtcggtctacctgcgatgtaacaaggcgaagccgtagtacggttCGGCATGTCGTtcgggtcggcgcacggtcaggcggatcattgcactgatgtcggcggtgagggcgtcgtacagcccgaactagcacgctatcaggcgaattattgcattggtgtcggcggtgagggcgtcgtacagcccgaactagcacgctatcaggcgaattattgcattggtgtcggaggtaaggccgagatcggagacttatcatagttgactagactctgctgggctgatttgccgtggagagctgagagtccgtagatgacaggagccatgcgcatttattgtggagtaagccggagatccgcatttattgtggagtaagccggagatccgcatttattgtggagtaagccggagatccgtatttattgtggagtaagccggagattcgcatttattgtggagtaagccggagagttacagcgaccatgcgcaataaatgccagaggggcgtcagggtatggtcctcggccagacctcagaggcgcacggccgtagtaggtggctgacaagagtagacctcgaacatcggggtttttcttaggtcggaggtctcgaggtcggtcgtcttgaggtcgggcgctccgaagtcggacgccgacttcggccgtccggggtcggaagttgtacggcttcttaggggcatttatgttatttgggaaaaaatcttattccccccaacactaccccccgacttccgagttcgagcgacttgtaggctcggacgtgggaagtaaagtctgtcactaaGGTTGGGGGGCGAGTCTCGTCCGCCCCCTTGCGCTTCTCGGAGCTTTCATGGTGGaacctgcgccctttggcgtctcgaggctgctttattcaGTGAGCTTTTGATGAAGCTCGTATCATTACGCTTCTTGAAGCGGAGGTGGCGTCTCTTGGATCGCCAGGATCGCtttacggcggattaatgatgggggtccccgagctcgtcgaggcggtgcctcgatcccgtaatcgaggcttctcgctcattaatgagtgtgccgttatGGGGTttaaaacggacacgcggcgtgacccaaggtcggacgtttccgatttcgtgttactggatcataattccggagaggtggaggccacatcgaggctccacgtgtcccagatcttattaaatgaggggagcggggcagcgtccgctcgttcctcaagacgatttgattttgcggacccatgatgaggccccgagatccgatgggacaacgcttcgatttcatacccgatttattaatccggagtgaatacggtgcctcggctcccgaggtcgacacgtggcccaacccgatcgggggatgggaaccgaccccatcgatctgggccgtcaggggggtctatataaacccctcgaggttgccctaaaggtcttgtttggctgctTCTTATTTTCGTTGCCTTTCTCCCCTACTTCCTTTCTCAACCGAACCTTGCcgtcggtgcccggagcgatttccggtgATGTCCAGTAGGTTCCTACCCCGTGATTGCTAgagttcctctcttcttctcctccccagTTTCCATTCGCTGTTTTTaacttttatttcgttcttctgTGGGAATGGGTTTGGGTCCTGAGGAAGTGGGATCGAGcctgtcgggggaggagttggagctgatccgctcccggttcttcttccagcccgggtttcgtcttgaaactgcggggccggaggacagggtgacgcagccgcccccaggtcggatcgcggtcaaCCGCAAGACACTTTGGGCTGGCCTGCGTTTTCCCGCCCACGAGTTCGTGAGCCagctgctggccgagtaccagctcgtcccggcgcagttggctccgaactcgtggaggaccataatcgggttcttgtccctgtgcctcgggcacgggatcccgatctcggtaggcctcttccgccggtgttttctgttaaagaagaacccggcggacgcagggtggctatacttcgcctttcggggcggtatgtcactcttccagggtgccccttcctcgattcatgagtggaaggggaagtttttcttcctggcgttcgaggcgccttgggggttcgacccgaggtggaggaaccctcggttgaagaccctcaataagctctccgagccctcgaggAGGGAGTTGAGGACCCTGGACTCCGTGcaagccctcgggaggggcaacgacctgaccgagctcctgcgggaggacgccctggcgagcgtaggtctgagctcggcgcgccccgagggtaagggtggttacattattttattttttcttcgttctttgcttttactgtcactggtctgacacttaacgaaattttgatttcagatattttccgcctgccgaccagcaacacatcactttttTCTCGCCTGAGAAGGCGAGAAGCCGAGACCGGGGGAGCCgcgccccagcctcggaagagggcgaggacggACGGCGCCTCTACGTCGGCCGGGaggagtggccccgaggcgggggcctctGCAGCCGAGCCGAGGCGGGCGCGGGTCGCCAGCGACGCGGGCCCATCGGCCCTTCCTTGCCCTGGCCCCcttgcccagcggggggagTCGTCCATGgcccggccgcagcagccagaACCCGGGCTTGCCCgaggccccgaagcgagcggctccgggacctcgggctcgatcgtgccgagctcttcccgggctttTCGAGAAGAGTCAGTCGAGCCGGACTCCTCTATTCCCGAGGGGAGTTCGGCTTTTCGTaatgccgaggtcgcacgctccgtGTTGCGGCGTGCGATGctcccagcggaccgggccgagttccggaacattccgctggaggaggtcgtcaACGGCACCTACTGCAACACTGCCCGAGTAAGTTTCTTTCCTTGATTGCCTTGAGTCATTGGCGAGTTCATATGCTTTTCAACTCACGATATCTTCGTTCCTTTCTTTTCAGCATATCCACGAGCTCGACGCCTTGGTGTTTATCGCCCAAGGCTGTCAAGAGGAGGCCTGGCGGCTCGGCCAAcagttggagccggccaagaagaaagtcgccgagctggaggcggcatTGGCCGATGCCGAGGCTCGGAGGacggccaccgaggccgagcgccttgcTATGGCGGGGGCGCTTGAGGAGGAGAGGGCGGCTCACGCCCTGACTAGGTCGGCCATGCGCGGtacggaggcgcgcttgggggaggtccaggccgagGTCGCGGCCCTCAAGTATGAGGACGGGGTCTCCCGCCTCCGgatcgagcaacttgaggcccgggagaggagaGCACTCGACCGAGCCGAACATGCTGTGgaactcttcaaagagtcgcaagagttccgcgacatgttggaggaggagacggtggacggtttcctccggggcttcgagaacttccgggtgCAGATGCGTCGGTTCTGCCCTCAGTACGACctttcgacggtccgtccgagggaggacctgggctgggggtccgacatggaagcccttcctgccatcctgacatccgaggcgggaatatatgaacaagaccccgccgagccttcgacgggggtggccgaggcggacggtgtcatggaggcggctccggcggccgaGGTGGACGCCGTCCTGGGGGCGGTGCCCGAAGCTCCTGcccccgaccccgagcctgttccggatGAAGATCATGAGGTTatcaatgtgccggacgaccccccggatgttgctcccgccgcttaggacttagcgtatttttcttttctttttcgttgtatccggggtcggcccttgagtggccgacttccaattttgtaagtggccttccggccctttgttaatgaaaagatatttttgtcattccgtgttcatctttccTTCTGTTGTCGTGAATGAGGCTACAGCTttagctaaccgcctcgacgacctctaactttgtattttaatttccgGGCTGCCTAACGAAGTTGCCCTCTTTTCCCAGGCTAtgtcttagccttctcgggtttcagtcattccgaccaaaaggagctccgagtcttaggttttttagaaaatttttctaAGTCCTATAGCTCGGATCTGGGTGTCGTGAAAGTCATCACGTTTAGCCTTCAGGAAAATCTCAAGGGCTCGAGGTCGGGCCTTGGCCCTTTAAGTAAGACCAGACTAGGTCTGTGCGTGCTGCTATTCAGGGAGTTTAGCCGGATTTCCGAACTCAACTCCGAACCCCACGTAGAGAGCGCGGGCCAATAAACAAGTTATTGCCGAAGGTTTTCGTAGTTTTCGTTCTCGGATTctgccgagatttcggtgaGCAAGGCCGGGATTTCCAAAGATTGCCTTGATACCCGTGTTTGGCTGGTACACTCGTGGCCGAGACCACTTTCTCAGCCGGACGTCGGAGTTTACGTAGgagagccgagttgggccctaatttATGAAGCCTTTGCACAAAttgcggagacttgacgaacggaGCATACATAGCGTAGTTAGGgggtcggtcttaagccgacctattggagaagcccggctttggggcGTGATAAGACTCCAACATTGAGGTTCTGCTCAGcagtatgtagataaaatttgacaaggagggcgtctagttagatgtacctcttgcattctcggagttatgcttcgcatggtggagtaggttgcctcctttcctcgtcgacctccggagtcattttgaCTTAAAGGGGGGCTCGGGTTTCTCACGGACCCAACAGCGCCCACCGAGGTTGAGAGGATTTGGCGAGGCTTTATTGAATTGTAGCTCtctgcgaggtcgagggagtttcagACCCCATGGTAGGACCTCGGGCgcctcaaccttggtcgagggatcttgcgtcaggtcggcgagtccgtggacgctttgctgacctgtggtgcctcccgaggtcgagggagtttgggactctacggtcgaccctcggggcatcccgaccttagtcgagggatcgttcgttaggtcggcgggtctgggcacgctctaccgacctgcgacgcttcccgaggtcgagggagtctggttctctatggtcgaccctcggggcatcccggccttagtcgagggatcgctcgcttcggggatcggagatcgtcgaccgctcccgggggtccactttgtggcgccccgggtggagccaccctttccacccctcacggcgccttcccgaggtcgagggagtctggttctctacggtcgaccctcggggcatcccgaccttagtcgagggatcgttcgtcaagtcggcgggtctgggcacgctctaccgacctgcgacgcttcccgaggtcgagggagtctggttctctacggtcgaccctcggggcatcccgaccttagtcgagggatcgctcgcttccgggatcggggatcgtcgaccgctcccgggggtccactttgtggcgccccgggtggagccaccctttccacccctcacggcaccttcccgaggtcgagggagtctggttctctacggtcgaccctcggggcatcccgaccttagtcgagggatcgttcgtcaagtcggcgggtctgggcacgctctaccgacctgcgacgctttccgaggtcgagggagtctggttctctacggtcgaccctcggggcatcccgaccttagtcgagggatcgctcgcttcggggatcggggatcgtcgaccgctcccgggggtccactttgtggcgccccgggtggagccaccctttccacccctcacggcgccttcccgaggtcgagggagtctggttctctacggtcgaccctcggggcatcccgaccttagtcgagagaTCGCTCGCTTCAGGGATcggagatcgtcgaccgctcccgggggtccactttgtggcgccccgggtggagccaccctttccacccctcatggCGCCTtcctgaggtcgagggagtctggttctctacggtcgaccctcggggcatcccgaccttagtcgaggtaggagaacgagccgagctcgtctggtcagagaggaccgtgctcataggtggaagttgatggagaacgagccgagctcgtctggtcagagaggaccgtacTCATATCTTGACGTCTCGaacatccctatagccggggcatcccgacgtctcggggcatcccgacgaaccggggcatcctgaccttagtcgagggaatttCGCGCCAAGTCGATGCTTCGTCGTCCTGCgattctttccgaggtcgagggagtttgggactctacggtcgagcctcgaggcatcccgattttggccggggaatctgaggatcacagacgacccaatattagaagGGAATTACAGCCATCAAGATAAGAGAATTGTTTGCGAAAAGGaagctgagtccattgtcctgattgtcttgaacccctaggggttttactggtagtacattcgtagattctcggagttccagcttcgcgagatcagggtcccctctagggactttaatttatacgcccctggtcgttgtacccgggcgatctgatacggcccttcccaatttggggcgagctttccttgctcagtcggttgagaagcctcggctctcctgaggacgaggtcccccactttgaagagcttgggcttgactctggagttgtagtattgggccgttcgctgttggtatctcgccatgcggacccgggcaacctctcttgtctcttcgacgaggtccaagttgctcctgagctgggaagaattggtgtcggggtcgtaatgctccacccttggagaaggcaggccgatctccaacgggatgacggcctcagtgccgtatgctaggttgaagggggtctctcccgtgggaagtcggaacgtggtccggtacgcccaaaggacattgtacaagtcctcgacccactgtcctttggaccgatcaagcctagccttgagcccctgcaaaatagtgcggttagttacctcaatttctccgtttgtctgggggtgagcaactgaggtgaaacggtgatcaatgccgagctcagagcaaaatttcctgaaatgaacattgtcaaattgtcgaccattgtcagatataaggatacggggtagtccgaatctgcagattatggacttccacacgaagtctcgcatcttttgctcggtgatccgggcgacgggttcggcctcgacccatttggtgaagtagtcgatggagacgaacaggaactttctctgtccggtggccaggggaaagggccccaggatgtcgatcccccattgggcaaacggccagggggcgatgatggaggtcagcagagctgaaggtcggcgctggacattggcgtttcgttggcaccgatcgcacttccggacgaaatccgttgcatccttctggagtgtgggccaataatatccttgtcgcaggaccttatgggctaatgcccgacctcccaggtgatttccgcag from the Phoenix dactylifera cultivar Barhee BC4 chromosome 14, palm_55x_up_171113_PBpolish2nd_filt_p, whole genome shotgun sequence genome contains:
- the LOC103702926 gene encoding receptor protein kinase-like protein ZAR1, producing MKSFNFLAIFYLIFMVFRSHGLSPDGLALLAFKSAVSDDPGGALAGWREDDADPCGWPGVTCANVSGFSYPRVVGVAVAGRNLSGYVPSELGSLIFLRRLNLHGNRLSGSIPTPLFNASSLHSLFLYDNNLSGVLPPAFCDLPRLQNLDLSGNSLSGPLPPELRNCRQLQRFLLSQNRFSGEIPAGIWLEMVSLVQLDLSSNQLNGSIPPDLGDLDSLGGTLNLSHNQFSGEIPSSLGKLPSTVSLDLRYNNLSGEIPQAGSLANQGPTAFLNNPGLCGFPLQIPCQDRPAGPPGRQVAPRGKEAARERKGLRTGLIVIISVADAAGVALIGLIVVYLYWKLKDRDKCCSCTGKSKLGGEGEKSGGCGCWSAGSGGTEEGESQKDAESGGGGGEGNLVAIDKGFSFELDELLRASAYVLGKGGLGIVYKVVLGNGVPVAVRRLGEGGAQRYKEFVAEVQAIARVRHPNIVKLRAYYWAQDEKLLITDFISNGNLATALRGRSGQPTLSWSIRLRIAKGAARGLSYLHEYSPRKFVHGDVKPSNILLDGDYNPYVSDFGLIRLINIASSDPSSSTGGGGGGGGFMGGALPAIKPTPPDKPNNYRAPEARASGSRPNQKWDVFSFGVVLLELVTGKPPEFSSPSSSSMPLEHVPELVRWVRKGFDDAKPLQDLVDPVLLREVHAKKEVISMFHIALACTEADPEQRPRMKVVSENLDKIGT